The genome window actatacatctaatagagcatgatagttcagatgatgaatccgcagatgtatataccgctgagtttatttggccaacaaaggccaaatctttagcatgttcttccttacaaccggttcaaaagaatcgacaagaagagattaaatttacctttaatgttgccaaatgcgataagatatttgatgagctacttaaaaatgacaacattaaattaactcataatatccctcctatagatgaattaaagagacgtgcttattgtaagtggcataattctttttctcatgccaccaatgactgtaatgtttttcgtcgacaggtacaatcggccataaatgagggccggttggcttttcaggaaatgcaagtggacacacagcCATTTCCTATTAATACAATAGATGTCGCATGCGAAAAGGTCTTAGTttggcccgaaatggccgataaaagcaaaagcaaagacatcatcattgacgatcctcgcacgtcaaatatatcgcaaaaggagattgctcgaaaggctccaGACGATAAGGCTAAAACTTCCGGAGGCACCgggggcaggcacaattaatgaGCCAAGCACGACAACCTGGCCTGAGCATCACAGACGGTatggcacctacgtgcggacggtccggtgctcagACAGACGGTTCGGCTAACTCTGCCGGACAATCCGCCTACGGCCAAAGgcgtcagcctccacacaaagccttaaaaGGGAAAGAGACGCAACAGAAAAACACATATGGTCAACTGATCAAAACTGactctacttttgatcagttgctctccaagaatactagcaagaagaccgttctacgtgatcggtcaacgaagaaacctcggtcacctgctaaaacgaAACGGGTAAACAAAACGGCCCGAAAGGCGACGCAACCAGCATCGCTtattcatcctatgagaccagggtactttccacccgtttactCATCGTCAGTATATTATcatgttcaaacatggaatggtatgatgatgaatccatggtacatgtatagtccctttgtctatccagactggggggcacctcaattctattccttttgatccattgatcaaatggtcatggccgagaaagatacaatctgaaacaacctttatacattggtgctttattaAATGATCTCCAtattgaaaagccggtgacttacatcaggtttagttcatatgcttttggttcgtcaaccttcaccaaaaggcaggggggcatatgttggagacCAAAAGTgccttgcggacggtccgcggtggtggcgcggacggtccgcgcgtgcacaacgtcagttagggttcctagtttctcacgggatttgttacctaaaaccgcgggattaactcggaaatcagtttgaagcggatccagacctccccctttatatagatgaagggctacgaccgattgaaccccgaacaaacgatcaaatcaagtctatttctcatttttaccttatgcattaggagtagctctagtttagctctagtttagtattccaatccccaaattctccgcttctcttcggctctacgtcgattagaggagtctaggccggtctgcccgagcctagacatcacctagaatctctcctccccaacgaggtccctcccgggagcgagatccaggcgccgccggcgacctttgCCACccatgcgcacgcgcggaccgtccggcctgtaggcgcggaccgtccggccgtcaggcagggaacccaagcccctgtaccaggtcgcggaccgtccggcccctggccgccgaccgtccgcgcctctgcagagggcaccgccaccggttctcatgcagtgattggcgccccaaaaaggcacctacaagtagataaaaaattaccataccccgatgttTCTTCTGCAGTCTTGCTAACAACCATGTTTACTGTTTTTTTCTCTTAAGCTGATTTTTTCTCTTGCTTCAATTTACAGTCTGGACAAGCGCTTGCCCAATGATCAGTACTCTCGCAAACAAAGCAACCAATtcctttgttcttctttttgaaCGAGGCTGCCTGCTTGAGCTTCGTGGCATTATgttgcttgttcttctttttattattatgtaacgtattggagttcttcttttataccatattggcactagaagtccAACTCCTTTTTCACGAGTGTCTTTTTCTTTTGCcatctcctcaacatcaagagaaccaataagctcagccacgctaaactcttgtctctcATGTTTTTGAGTGGTAGCAAAATTCGTCCAAAAAGGTGACAACTTAGCGATAATACGGTCGGTcacgaacttgtcaggcaagacacatgAGAACTGTTCGAGTTCTTTAGCCAGTGCCTGTATTTTATGAGCCTGTTCAACTAAAGGACGGTTTTCCACCATCTTATAGTCAAACAACTGCTCCATGATGTACATCTCACTACAGGCATCAGAAACACCgaacttctcatctaatgcatcatataactctttgcagatgtgcacgttatataagaatcaacatacttgttggcaagagcgccaatcacagcgcctcgaaacaggttatcagcaacgtcgaacattctctcatcttcaggagtgaactgttcgggtTTCCCCTGTGCGGCATGATAGCAGTTTATTACAgtcaaccacagtatcatcttactacACCATATCTTGTAAAACGTCCCATCCaaaggttcacttggttttaactcaagcaaaaccactaacagaaaaatgcTTAATATcaagtttttggattgttagaaaattAGGCATTAtcggttttaatttaatccagaaaatcagTGTGATATATATGATGACATGTATGCAATGACATTTATGCGCATGTGTGTATTAATGCTCGCATAAGCATTAAATAGAAAAGAAACATGCACAAGTATGGAAATTAGAAAGTACCGtacggagggaccgatgctcaaggcatcagtggctccattcacacgagacatctcgtgtgtatgttcgatgtagtcgtacaAACTCGGTGTAGGCAGGTGTACGCAATGCAGTCCCTCGAATGGCGCCGATGACGAAGAACGAGATCAGCGCTAGTCGAGCGGACGAAGCGAGCAGTCGTGAGTATGCTcccaaaaacctgatcgcccgCATACCCGTGCAAGTGTACCTCTGCGGACGGTGATTTCGGAGGCATGCTCTCCCACTCTCTTTGTGCTCGTAGGAGGTGGAACGGGAATGGACTGAGTGCAACGCGTCTGAGAGACTGTTCATGTAACTCGAAGAGCGTCCACCTTCTTCATCATGACTGTCATCACTCCAGGCAAAAATGCGCAACCGTTTGGAACCATGAACCACACCCACAGCTGGGCGGCGGCGCGCGTGTGTGGCAATCTTTCATCATTTTcccaacttctcaatagatgtatcattggtccacctatttaagttgattgatttttCTCTTAAACTTACAGTATGGTACTAAATTATTAGTACACTATAGTATTAAAGTGAGTCATTAGTATTGACTATTATTAAAAATTAATTTGGGCCAAGTCCACATTAATCCAACATTGTTTGTAAAGAGAAGTTTAAAATATGAGATGAGATAGCAATCTTACCTTAGTCATCGTTCTATAGTTACACTCCATTGCTGCCTGATACTCTCAGTTGTAGTTCTGACTCGGCTTTAATGGTTGGTCAGTGATCCATCGAGAGAGAAGAAGCGAGTTTCAACAGAAGTGATTAAATTAAACACCATCTCAAAGCGAAAACCAAAAATAGGAAAAAAGAAAACAGTCTGCATTTATTTGGTTTGGTCCCTGAAGCAAAGCACGCATACGCAACCCCCGGAAACGAGCAGTCGTTCCACCTGCAACACGAAAAACTACGCCATGCAGATGCACCAGCACATGCTTCCCAAGTCACTTATATATACCAGTGGTCTGGATTTCCGGCGCAGTAGTGACCACTGAACCActtagaagaagaagaagaagaaagctcTACTCCTAGCATGAGAAGCCCAATCCGAGGCGGAATGCTGCCGCTCCATGTCGCGGCCGCGGTGGTGGTCACCATGCTCGCGTTCCCGGCGGCGGTAGTGCTGGGCATCGCCACCGACGAGGACTGCAAGTGCTTCATGTGCGTCTGCGACCTGGACCCGCACCCGCTGCCGCCAGAGGTGCCGACCCACCACCCTCCGCCGGCGCAGCCGGAGCCGGTCCCTTCGCCGCCCCCGCCGCCCCCGTCCCCATCGCCACCACCGCCGGCGCCGGCGCTCCCGGTGTACTACCCGCCACAGACCGGGTACTACTACTACCCGCCGCAGCCGTACGGGTACCCGGCGGGGGAGATGTACCCGCGGGACGACAACAGGCGGGAGTCCAAGTCTGATGCGGCCCGGCGGCACGGCAGCTGCGGGCGCGCCAGCTTGGCTCTCGCCGCCGCGCTCGCGTGCGGGGTGCTGGCTCTGCTTCTGCGCTCCGCAGCAGCTTGAATGGCTGGTCATTAGTCGCGCGGTGTCGTTTGATTAATTCTACGTAAATCAAGTACATGTGTGGCAAGCTAAGTAAGCATTCAGTTCGTAGCCATGTTTTGCCGCTGTTGGAGCGTGGCAAAAGCGTCCGTGTCATGTACGGTGTACCCGGTGTGCGGCCCAAGTTTGGTGTTGCTGGGGTTACATGTTGTTCAGTCTTTTATTTAAAAATTGCGATTATGGATGTTTTTCCCCTTGTATAATATTTTTATCGAACTTTTTAAACGGGTGTGTCTATTTGCTTGAAAACCCGTCCTAAAAAAAGCGACCAAGTCAGGCCTCGATTTAACGCGATCAACTCTCTCCGCGCAGCGAGATATTTAACTATTTGTCATACTGAAGATGGCAACTCTCTAGATACCACTTTCACGATGACCATAACACATTTGTCaccacattttaaaccatgtcacATTTTTGCCACTTTTGCCTACATGGCTCGCCATACCTACGTCGTTGCCATAGGCGGAGCACTGTTATGGCGGAGTATGGCCCATGGCCCCATGCCATACCCTCGGACCAACAAAGTAGGAAAACTGGTTTTAGTTGTGCCCCGAGCTCGACAGCTTCACCAATGGCGGACGCAGGACGAGAATTCACGAGTAGGGGAACAAAAGACAGTATGAAAAAACTAAGCAAAATCGTAAAACTAGTATTATATAGAATTTAAGTTTATATCAATATACGGTATAAATTAAAAAAACCATATAAAGAAAAGAAGCAAACATATAGCTAACTGCTGAACGAGTCAAAACCATGCGTATCGACTTTCGATCTCCTCGAATGGTGGAGCAACTAGGAAGAAGGCGAGGTCAGACGATCTCTTCGGTAGAGAGTCAATGCTCGCTGGTTCACTAAGCTCGCTGTCAAGGGCGGATCTACGTAGTGGTGAGTGAGGGTCCAGCCCCCGCTCATTAATGTGTCACACATGGTAGAGCCTATGTTTTCACCATGGAGCCCCGTGCTCAACTCAACTTAGATGTCATCGCTCTTACATTTTGGTGCTCCTTGTAAAGGTGCCCTTACTCCTATTTCTGTGTCACACATCCTAGAGAATCTCGTTGCTGTCGCAGATCCGTACATCGTCTAGTTGGACACAATGTGTGTGCCCGGGTTGGAGTAAAAAAAGGGAGAAAACTCCTTCAATGCCATCCAAACTTATATCAATTCCGCCAATGGCATTAGAATTTATAGCTTCACTTCGATGCCATCAAACTTAAATTATAATCCCTCTAATGTCATTGTCGTTAGTTTGAAGCTAACGTCGTTAGCTCCATTTAAAGCAAATCACTTCAATGCCATCAAAATATATACCAATCCTCTCAATGCCACTGGAAATTGATTTGATCTGTTTGGGTTTTAAAAACCCAGAATAAAAAAATATAGACCAAAGTTTAGTCCATACTTTTTGAAACCCCAAAATTACTCCAATATATCAGTTTGATCTATTTGCTTCCTAATAGTTttaaaaaaaatatgaaaaattgaaTAGATCGAATCAGTATAAATGAATAACCACATAGTTTTCTAGGTTCTAAAAAATGTAGACTgaaattttaaaaaaaaattatTTAAAATCTTTGTTCATATCAATTAAGAATAATATAAAGAGTCTCTTGGATTGCTCTCCTCCAATGCATAAATTTGCATATACATTATCTATTGGAGAAACAAAATTTTATATGTCACACGTATATGTTGTTCATTATA of Zea mays cultivar B73 chromosome 8, Zm-B73-REFERENCE-NAM-5.0, whole genome shotgun sequence contains these proteins:
- the LOC103637357 gene encoding WW domain-containing protein C11B10.08; this translates as MRSPIRGGMLPLHVAAAVVVTMLAFPAAVVLGIATDEDCKCFMCVCDLDPHPLPPEVPTHHPPPAQPEPVPSPPPPPPSPSPPPPAPALPVYYPPQTGYYYYPPQPYGYPAGEMYPRDDNRRESKSDAARRHGSCGRASLALAAALACGVLALLLRSAAA